The Solirubrobacter pauli sequence ACTTCCAGATCACGATCCCCGAGCTCGGGACGATCGCCGCCGCCGAGCGGCCGATCGTGATCATGACGTCCAACCGCACGCGGGAGCTGCACGACGCGCTCAAGCGCCGCTGCCTCTACCACTGGATCGCGTTCCCGGACTCCAGCCGCGAGAAGCGGATCATCGAGTCGCGCGTGCCGGGCCTGCCGGAGGACGCGGCCAAGACGCTCGTGGCGGCGGTGGCCGGCGTGCGCGACCTGGACCTGATCAAGCCGCCGGGGATCGCGGAGTCGATCGAGTGGGGCCAGGCGGCGAAGGTGCTCCTGCACGAGGGGGCCGACTGGCCGAGCGCGCTCAAGCGGTCGCTCGGGCTGCTCGTCAAGGAGCAGGAGGACACCGAGACGGTGCTGGCGCACGCGGAGGGCCTCGGGCTGTGAGCACGGTCGCGGGCACGCTGCTGGAGGACTTCGTGACCGCGCTGCACGTGGGCGTCGAGCGGCGCGCGGACTTCCTCACCGCGCTGCGTGACAACCCGCCGCAGGACATCCAGCGGCTCTACTGGCTCGCGCGCGTGACGCTGGTCGACCGGCTCGAGACCATCCCGGCGTTCGACGCCGTCTTCTCCGCCTACTTCCTGGGCGCGCCGCCCCAGCCCTCCCCGCAGCGGGACGGCGAGAGCGAGGCGCCCGACCCGCAGGACGGCGGCGAGCTCGAGCCGATCGTGATGGGCGAGGGCACGGGCAAGGAGGCGAGCGTCCACGACCTGCGCCACCGGCGCGCCTACGCCGGCGGCACCGAGGACCTGGCCGAGCTGCGCCGCGCGCTGGCCGAGCACCTGCCGAAGATCCGCTCGCGCCGGCGCCGCCCGCACCGCCGCGGGCAGCTGGACGTGCGCCGGACGCTGCGCCACGCGACCCGCACGGGCGAGATCACGATGCTCGCCCGCCGCGGCCGGCCGCACCGCACGCGGCCGATGCTGCTGCTGATCGACGTGTCCGGCTCGTTGCGCGAGCACACGCCGGACTACCTGCGCTTCGCCTGGGCGGCGCAGTGCGAGACGTTCACGTTCGGCACGCACCTGACCCGGGTCACGCGCCAGCTGCGCCAGCGTGAGCTGCACACCGCGCTGGCCGAGGTCAGCGCGGTGGTCGAGGACGCCGACGGCGGCACGCGCATCGGCCCCTCCCTGCACGAGTTCGTGACCACGCCGCGCTACGCCGACCGGGCGCGCGGCGCGCTCACGATCGTCCTCTCGGACGGCCTC is a genomic window containing:
- a CDS encoding vWA domain-containing protein, which gives rise to MSTVAGTLLEDFVTALHVGVERRADFLTALRDNPPQDIQRLYWLARVTLVDRLETIPAFDAVFSAYFLGAPPQPSPQRDGESEAPDPQDGGELEPIVMGEGTGKEASVHDLRHRRAYAGGTEDLAELRRALAEHLPKIRSRRRRPHRRGQLDVRRTLRHATRTGEITMLARRGRPHRTRPMLLLIDVSGSLREHTPDYLRFAWAAQCETFTFGTHLTRVTRQLRQRELHTALAEVSAVVEDADGGTRIGPSLHEFVTTPRYADRARGALTIVLSDGLERGAPEQMVAAVHRLAKLSHRLLWWSPLALHPEYRPVTRAMAAIVDDVDLAGARDLKSLLERVREL